The following proteins are co-located in the Acropora palmata chromosome 11, jaAcrPala1.3, whole genome shotgun sequence genome:
- the LOC141896433 gene encoding uncharacterized protein LOC141896433: MHNGVAETLVQLRSRYWIVKGRQTVKSIINKCVVCKKLEGRPYGTPPASQLPRFRLSDEFAFTSIGIDFAGPVYVKDIYHKSADMNKAYIVLYTCASSRAVHLDLVPRLTTEVFVRSFKRFIARRGVPNLVVSHNGSTFKGEALKKLLADHRIEWKFNVALAPWWGGFFERLVRSTKRCLKKTLGTARVSYEELLSVVVEIEGILNSRPLTYMDDELRSPLTPSQLIIGRRLLSKEDKTPSKMPPTRSELSRRAKYLTTILSQFWRRWQKEYLTELRVHHNCQLKNRQPTVNVGDVVCMHKDGTPRLFWNMGVVKSLITGRDEVHQGAVVRTRSGD; this comes from the coding sequence ATGCACAATGGAGTGGCAGAGACCTTGGTTCAACTTAGGTCGAGGTATTGGATTGTGAAGGGCAGACAAACGGTGAAGAGCATAATCAACAAGTGTGTAGTGTGCAAGAAACTCGAAGGTCGTCCATATGGAACGCCACCTGCTTCTCAACTTCCCAGGTTCAGATTGTCCGACGAATTTGCATTTACAAGTATAGGAATTGACTTTGCGGGCCCCGTTTATGTCAAGGACATTTATCACAAGAGTGCTGATATGAACAAGGCGTACATCGTATTGTACACGTGTGCCTCCAGTCGTGCGGTTCATCTCGATCTCGTCCCGAGGTTGACGACCGAAGTTTTCGTGAGAAGTTTCAAAAGGTTTATTGCCAGACGAGGTGTTCCAAATCTTGTAGTGTCACATAATGGATCCACTTTCAAAGGCGAAGCGCTGAAGAAGTTGCTAGCAGACCACCGCATTGAATGGAAATTTAACGTTGCGTTAGCTCCTTGGTGGGGAGGATTTTTTGAACGTCTCGTTAGATCAACAAAACGCTGTCTGAAGAAAACCTTAGGAACCGCGAGAGTCAGCTATGAAGAATTACTCTCTGTTGTTGTGGAAATAGAGGGAATACTCAATTCACGACCTCTTACGTACATGGATGATGAATTACGAAGTCCTTTGACGCCATCGCAATTGATTATTGGCCGTCGCCTGTTGagtaaagaagacaaaactcCCTCGAAAATGCCTCCGACCAGAAGTGAATTGTCAAGACGTGCGAAGTATCTGACGACTATTCTTTCGCAGTTTTGGAGACGTTGGCAGAAGGAGTACTTGACAGAGTTACGTGTCCATCATAATTGTCAACTGAAGAACAGACAACCAACCGTCAATGTAGGAGACGTTGTTTGCATGCACAAGGATGGGACGCCGAGACTATTTTGGAACATGGGAGTGGTCAAATCCCTTATTACAGGACGGGATGAAGTTCATCAAGGAGCAGTGGTGAGAACTCGTAGTGGAGATTGA